The window AGCCAACGAAGATCTGAACCAAATCAAACACGCCGAGTACCATATCCCGAAGCAGGCTGACGACGATCGAGTCGGAAAATGGATCGAGGTGTACCTGGAGTCGCTACGGCACGCGGCAGATGCGTACGTCCACATTCGGGGACCTGACCAGCAAGGGCTGTTTGACGAACTTGACGAGAAGTTAGCGGACGGGGTCAATGCCAGCGACGTCCGCCATTATCTGTATGCTATCGAGACATTCGGCCCGTCCACGACGCATGCTCTCTCTATGGCACTGTATATGCGGTTCATCGAGAAGGAAACGTACGAATCGATAACGGAAGCGTTGGAGAAGCTCGTGATGCGTATGTTTGGCGTCGGCGGGGCTAGAAGAGATACAAAACGAAATAACTTCGAATCGCTCTCCAGGGTCCTCTTCTGGTCGGCTCGTGACGACCTTACGAGCGTCTTCCTCGAAGATTCATCGATTGTGTCGGGTATCCGTGATGATGAAGACAAGTATGAGATCGAAGGAACGATTGACGACGCCGATCAGGTCACGGATCTAATAGAGACGTGGGCCCACAATTATTCTCATGAGACAGAAGACGATGAAGTGGTCGACGTGTTCGAGAGGCGACTCAGAAAGGACAATCTCGATGGTCTTGGCGTTGCAGGCTGGGGTGGTCTGAGCACGAGCGAACTCAAGAACTACATGCTCTATTGCTACGAAGAATCAATTCGTAGAGGCGGTGCTGGACTATCGACGTATCTTCAAGCGGGTATCTACGATTATACGATCGAACACGTGTGGCCGGACAAGCGTTCGGACGAGGATATTGCGCCAGAACTAGACGACGACGAATACGCACACTACATAGAGCGACTGGGCAATCTTGCGTTCCTATCCCTCTCAGAAAATTCGAGTGCGGGGAATTACGATTATGAAACGAAGTGGGAACGGACATACGAAGACGCTGGAGATGGGACGAAGATGTTCCGGTCCGAATTCCCCGATCCGACGGGTGAGCAGATGAACGAGGCAACCAAGGCAGGCTATAAGTCATGGGGCACGGATATCATTGAGTGGCGAAGCGACCGGATGGCCGAGAAGTTAGCCGATTACTGGAGTTGCTCTGACTGACTGTTCGTATAGTAGTTGACGAGTTCTCGTCTATTGCGAACATATGATGGTAATAACTAACGAGCCAGTCACAAATAAAGTCACAGCGGTAGTATCTAGCGAAGAAGACCTATAGAATATGTCTTGTTCATATCGAGATAGTGGATTGCCTATTAAGTGATCTTACGCACAAGGATGTGAGTATCCGAAAAATGCCCTCGCTCGCCGATCGAGAGTGGAGGTCGATCTACGAAAGTCAATCGCAGCCAGAAGGCGCCTATCTCGTCAATGAGTTCTACGTACCTGCATTGGAACAAAGTATCCGCTACGATCGCGTCGCCGGCTACTTCTCTAGCAGTGCACTCGCGGTCGCTTCCCGTGGGATCGATGCGCTCCTCGAAAACGGCGGCGAGATGCGATTGGTGGTCGGTACTGAGCTGTACACGACTGACAGACCGGTCTTCGAGGCGCTGACAGACGAATTAAGCGGTTCGTTGGAGGGCCTGGATGACGAACAGCTTGACGCCCAGCTACGTCTCCTCGCCCGTCTCCTCCGCGAGGATCGGCTCCGGATCAAGGTTGCCGTTCCCCGCCAGGGATCGTGGCGCGTCTTCCATCCGAAAATGGGAATCTTCTACGACGAGGATGGGAACGCCCTCTCGTTCGAGGGGAGCGTCAACGAGACCGTCGGCGGGTGGAAGAACAACTACGAACGGTTCAAGGTCCACCGGTCGTGGGAGGACCAGCAGGCGACGTACGTTGACGGCGACATCGATACCTTCGAGCGGCTATGGGAGGACGAACACCCCTACGTCGAGGTGTACGATCTGCCGGACGCTATCGAGCAAGAACTCATCGAGTGGAAGGATCCGGGATCCCAGACGGAACTGGAAGAGGCGATCCAGATCGTCCGGGATGAGGCACCTCCGACCGAGCACGACAAGGCGAATATCATCGCCGACGGGCATCTATCGCCTGGCGGGCTCGCCCTCGCGGAGGAAGCCAGCACGATCACGCCGTGGCCGCACCAGCGCGTCGTCTCGGACACGCTCGTCAACACGTATCCGAATAGCTTCTTGCTCTGTGACGAGGTCGGGCTCGGGAAGACGATCGAAGCCGGATTGACGCTTTCTCGATTGGGTCTCACTGGCGAGCTCGAGACAGGACTGTTGCTTGTTCCGGCAAGCCTCACCGTCCAGTGGCAGGAGGAGCTGTGGGAGAAGTTCAGCCTGAACGCGTATCGATACGATCGCGGCAGCGACTACGAGTACGCCTTTATCGACGCTCTCGGTAGAGAGCAGTCCCCACCTGCGGCCGCCGACCTGGATCTCGATGCCGACGAACGAGAGCAAGCGTGGGTAGACAGTCCGATCTGGCGGTTCCTGCACGAGCACCAGGGTGACGACGAGACCGTCGGTCCGACGATCGTAATCATGTCTTGGCACACGGCGCGACTACAGGACCGGTGGGATCAGGTTGCGCCGGAGGACGGTGGACCGAGCCGAACTCGCGACGATGTCCCGGCGAGCTGTCGGGGACGATCGTCTGAGGGCCGCGACGGAGTATGGGATGCCGTCATCGTCGACGAGGCACACAACGCTCGCAAGGGGAGTAACTTCTACTCGCTGCTCGAACGGCTTCGAGACCACACCCAGACGTACTACTTGCTGACGGCGACGCCAATGCAGTTGCACGCCGGCGAGCTCTACGATCTGATGTCCCTGCTCGATCTCCCCGGTGAGTGGGATGACAAAGACGAGTTCGTCCAGTTCTTCCAGACACGACGGGCTCTCTCGCAAGCACTCGATTCCGAACTGAGCGACACCGACAACTCCTCGGATGACACGTGGTCCGCACAGGCGACGCTCGCTGACGGCCGCTACCAAGATCGACTCCCAACCGATCGGAGTCTCGCGGATCGCGTTTTCGACTCAATCGGCGCCGAATTGGACGTGAGCGACGACCAGCACGCCCGATCGATCGCCAAACAGCGCGTTCTGCGTGCCTGTGATCTTGCCAGGAACTACGGGGTATACTACGACGGGTACATCGACACATTCGACGCCGCGCTCGACGAGTACGATGTCGATCCCTTCGATGCCAAAGAGGACGAGAAACTCAAGTATCTCCTGTATCCGGAGTGGAAGGCCGAGGACGAGTGGCTGATGTTCTCGCGGAACGATCGTCTCGAGGCACTAGACGAGCTCACCGAGGCGGGGTGGCAGGTCGTCCAGGACGTTCTGGCCTCGTCGACGCCAGTCGACGCGCTCATCCACCGCAATACTCGGGACACGCTGCGCAAATACGAACGCGTCGGGCTCCTTGACGCGACAGTGCCCAATCGCGATCCCGAGCAACGGACGATCGAACTGACCGAGGCGACCCGGCACGTCTACGACCGCATCGACGAGTTCACACGGAAGTTCTATAAGCTCGCCCAGCAGTCCGATGAGACCGAGTCTCGGGCGATCGGGTTCGTGATGACCACCTACCGGCAACGGCTCACGAGCAGCGTCTACGCGATCTCACAGAGCCTCCAGAATCGCCTTCGGAAACTCCGGAGCCAGCGAGCTGTCCTCAAGGGGAAACAGCGAGCAAAGAATCGTGATCGGAGCGGCTCCGAACAGGTCGTCCTCGACACAATCTCCGAGTACGATATCGAGGATATCGACGCGCTGGAAGAACTGGAGGGTGATCTGGAGGATGCCGACCTCTCAGAGATTATCCCTAATGTCACCGACGAAGGGCTCCATCTGCTGGAACAGGAGATCGAAGAGTTGGAATCGTTCGTCGACGAGCTCGCAAGCATCGATCAGGATCCGAAGATTAGCCAACTGATCGACGACCTCGACGAGTTAGATCGAGCCGGGCACAACCGGGTGATCATCTTCACCCAGTACGCGGATACGATGGACTTCATTCGTGAGAGCCTCGTCTCTATTCACGGCGAGACGGTCGCCACGTATTCCGGCCGTGGCGGTGAACTCTACGATTCCGAGAGCGAGGAGTGGACGACGGTCGGCAAGGAGCGAGTCAAGCGCGAGTTCGCTACCGATGATGGGCAGGTCGACATCCTCGTCTGTACGGACTCGGCCAGTGAGGGGCTGAACCTCCAGGAGTGTGGCGCACTCATCAACTATGATCTTCCGTGGAATCCGATGCGCGTTGAACAACGCATCGGACGGATCGACCGTATCGGACAGCGATACGATGAGGTTACGATCCTGAACTACAGCTACGAGGACACGGTCGAGACGGATATCTACGAGCGCCTGGATAGACGGATCGGCCTCTTCGAGAACGTAGTTGGTGATATGCAGCCGATTCTATCTGGTGTTAGCGAGCAGATTCGGTCTGCGACTTTGGAAGCGGACCAGCACGAGAGTCAGGAAGTGGTAGAGCGAGCCGATCAGGAGTTCGCTGAGCAGATCGAACAGCAGGAAGAGCGGGACCGTGTCGACGTTGGGGAATCGCTCGACACTGTCGACGATCTCGTCGCACAGGACGTCATCGACGAAGCGAAGTTAGACGCGTGGTCGTCGCACGAACACCCAGATCTCACTGAGGTCGGTGACGAGCAATACAGCTATCCCGCACCATTTACCGTATCTGGCTTAGAGAGCGTACTTGTTGGGAACACGACGCTCGCTGAGGAGGGGATTCAGTTCACCTCCGCAAGCGACCTCGATATTGAGGGAAGTACTCGTGAAGATACGGATATCGCAGAGTTCGAAGACGAAATCTACCGGCTCGAAGGGGAAGTGCTTGCCATTCCTGAGCAGAAAGACGAGCAGACAGTTGCGCACGCCGTTGCACCAGCGGAGAATACGGTCGCCGTAACGTTTTCAACCGATTGTGCTGATGCGTACCCTTCAGTGTATCATCTCGCTCCCGGAAACCCCCTACTGGACCAACTTATTGGCACTCTCCGGGCTACGACGGAGGATCCGGAACGACTATCGAAGAACGCTAGATCACGAGAAGACAGTGAACACGTAGTTGTATGCGGGTGGGGGCGTGATGGTACAATCGCCACTCTCAATCCGGACGGGACTGTCGAAGGAACACTAAGCGCCAATGTTCTCTCGTCGTGGTGTGATATCTTCTTGGACAATCGTGGCTCTACAGGGACGACATCGGAACCATAAATTGGCTACTAGGGGTGGAGCCTGACCTATTTCGCTACCAACCCAAGGCCTGCTGTCACGTGATTTCTGTACTGGTCAACCGGACGTGTCCTCTTCGCTTTCTCCTTCGTGGACGCAGTAGGATGTGGAGTTTTGAGGGCTTCGAGGTAGACCAGATTCTCTGGCTCCGGTTTCTTGACTCGGACCAAGATACCGATTTCGGCCGGGTGAAACTAGTTGTCCTCCTCCTTCTTCACTCTCTCCTATAGCGATTTGATGTAGGACAGGTAGCCGATATCGATTGGTGCACTCACTGCGCCACAGGCTCTAACGATACTCTCTCAGGCCCTGACGTTGGCACCCAAAAAGAGCCTTTGCTCGATGCATTTTCCCAGCCGGTTTCTGTCTTGGTTGGGAACGAGAAATCTGAACGCGATTATCGATTCGATGCCCCTATCGACGGTCTCCCCGCCGACCTAACGCTCTCACGGAACCGTTATCCGGCAGCCGCATGTTGGTTGCCCAGAATGCCGGGAGAATCTTGGAACAAGTGGTCTCTGCTGGTCAAGATTACGGCTGGCACTATTCCTGTTCTGGGAATCGGATTTGTAGTCTCTAACAATGCTGCCCAATTGTGGCTTCTTCAGTGGGGCCAGGTTCTCGGTGCTATTGGCTCCCTATTCCTTAGCGGGCTCTTGGTTGTTCTCTACCGACAGCAGAAGACGATTCTGGCAGCTGAACAACGGCCAATCGTAGAAATCGAGGATGATGTGGCCCAGGATGATGACCTGATTGTCTATCTATCGAACGTCGGGAAAGGCGTAGCCACCGGCTTGGAGTTGGTAACCGTGACGGTGTTTCCCGAGTCGGCAGATGTCGATCCAGGAGTCGCAGTGAATGCACTACGGCGGAAACCGGAGTCCCCTGACGACCACCGGCGAGGTCAATCAATCAAACCTGCCGAGGAGGTAGTACCATTCGAAGCAAGAACTTCCTTCCCGATGCATATACCTACCAACTCGACCAACTCCTCTCCAGAGACAGTTTGGTACCCGGATGAACAGACGAGTAGATGGGACTTTGCGTCTGGCTTAGCCAGATTAGAGGATCAGTCTGTCTCTGTTGCCCGTATCCACTTCTATATCCGGTACCAGGGTGTGCTGGGGGATCTCCACGTTAGACACGTCCGTGGGCTTGAGTTCGACGGAAACATCGGCGAGAACACGCTTGAGGCCCTACACGAGGCCGGTGGCACTATGATGTACGGCGAACCGGAATTGGTTGATCCTGACCTCCACTTCGACTTGTCGGCGGCTGAGAATAGTGATACCCGGACAGTAGTCTAATTTTGGCCAGCGGTTCCGTCAGGAGTTGGAAGATATTGTTCTTGAGCGAATGTCTGGGAGGGGACTGGGGTATGGTGGAAAAGTCGTTCTCTTGTAAGCACTCAAGGATCCGTTCGTGAAGTAAGCCCATCCAGTCTGTGTCTTTTCGAATCATCCCTCTACACCGTTTTCAGCCTCTATTCCGGATGTTCTCTCACACGTCTCAGCGTCGATCTCTCCGTCTAGGTATTTCTCGCCAAGTTCCGTAATCACGTATACGCCGTTGCCAAGGTGGTCAAGAAAATCTTCTTCAACTAACTTCTTACATCGCTGATTGATATATTCCCTAGAATAACGTATCAGGCCGCTATCGGCCATTGCTTTCGGTCTTCCAGAACCCTGTGCGCGAATATACTCCAGGATACGGTCGTCAGCAAGTACCATCCACTCCGCTGAATAACGCATAGGCGATATAGCAACCACTTCCATATTCCACTATTGGTGCAGTGGGTAATAAACTGTTGGGGTACTGTGGGACCCCTTCGTTAACTATATCAACTCTAAGTTCGTTACTACCCTCACGGGACGCCAAAATGGCCAACGATGAATCTCGTCGGAGAAGCGAGGAATGGGCCGGCGCGCACACGCCGGCCCTGAAGGTGGCCCGTGCCACTATGACATACGCGACCACCACGGGGCATCTGCCCCGCAAACGAGCAGACGCCTCGAACAGGAATAACGCTCACGGAGCCAGCGGATTGGTGGCTATCAGCGGCCCCTCGTTCCACCGACTCTGGGACTCCGGGCCAGTGAGGAGTGGTATCTATGGATGACGATCTCGAACCACTGGAGGTCGGGGATGGCATCCAGCGGTTCCTCCGTCACCGAGAGCCATCTGTTCGCAAGAGCACCCTCCAAAATGCCCGTACCCGGCTACGATTCTTCCGCGAGTGGTGCGAGGAGCGGGACATCGAGAACCTGAACCACCTCACTGGCCGGGACTTGGCGGACTTCGTGGCTTGGCGGCGCGGCGACATTGCTGCACTGACCCTCCAGAAGCAACTGAGTACGATCCGTGAGGCCCTGCGGTACTGGGCCGACATCGTGGGCGTGCGCGATGGGCTGGCCGAGAAGCTCCATGCGCCGGAGCTGCCCGACGGCGCGGAGAGCCGTGACGTCCACCTCGACGCTGACCGCGCCCAGGACATCCTCGAGTACCTCCAGGAACACCATTACGCCAGCCGGGATCACGTGGTAATGCTGATCCTGTGGCGGACGGCAATGCGCCGATCCGCCTTCCGGTCACTCGACATCCGGGACCTGCGACCCGACGACAACGCTCTGGTCCTGGAGCATCGGCCGGAAGAGGGAACGAAGCTCAAGAATGGCGAAGATGGCGAGCGGTGGGTGTACCTCGGCCCCCACTGGTTCCAGGCCATCGAGGACTACCTGGACAACCCGGATCGCTACGACCGGACTGACGACCACGGGCGCAAGCCCCTCGTCACGACGAAGTTCGGTCGGCCCACTGGCGATACGATCTACAAGTGGGTGAACCGGTTGACGCATCCCTGTCGAATCGGCGGGTGTCCCCATGATGCCGACCCGTCGGACCCGTCGACGTGTGGGGCCTTGGGCCGACACGCGGAGGCGAGCAAGTGCCCGTCCGCCCGGTCTCCCCACGCCGTCCGGCGCGGGAGTATCACCTACCACCTGAATCAGGAGGTCTCGCCCGAAATCGTCAGCGAACGCTGTGACGTCTCGCTGGAAGTGCTGTACGAGCACTACGACGTCCGCACTGACCAGGAGAAGATGACCGTTCGCAAACAGCAGCTGGAGCAGTTCTAAGGATGACAAAAACGACCATGAACCCGACGCTGTCCTTCGATTCGAACGTTCCTACCCGGCGAGTCCACTACCTTTTGCCGCGAGCAATCCGCGAGCGGCAAATGTCGTCCGTCGACGCCCGGATTTGAACCCCTGGAAGTCGCAGCCCCGGAAGCGCAGCGAACGGAGTGAGCGAGCATCCCGGAACGTCTTCCTCTGGTTCAAATCCCGGCGAGTCCACTCTCCCCACTGCCAACGACGTTACGTAGAGCATTCACTCCGACCAAAGCGGCTAACCGCCGCGACAGCAGTCGGTTACTTTGATAACAGTGGGCGGAACATCGTTCACACAGTGATGGACGAAGAAGCGGTGAGGGAGTACGTAGCCGAGGCGCAGTCCGTCATCGAGGCCTCACCGCAGATGGACGAAGCGAACACCAAGGCGGCGGTCCTGCGGGACTTTATCGAGCTTCTCGGGTGGGCGGTTCCCACGAACACGCAACTCGAATACTCCGTGAAAGCGTTCGGGAAGACCTATCGAGTCGATTACGCTCTGGTGCTGGAAGGGACGCCCGTCGCGTTCATCGAGGCCAAGGGAGTCGACACGCCCCTCTCTGAGAAGCACCGCGACCAGTTAGCCGCGTATCTGAAGAACGAGGACGTGAACTGGGGGATTCTGACGAACGGGGAGGAGTACGAGTTCTATCGACGGCGAGTCGTCGATTCGAAAGTGACCGTCAACGCGCTCGCGGACGCGAGGCTTCGGACGCTCCCCGAACGAGTCTCTATCCTGAGAGCCTTCACGAAGGACGCCATCCAGACGGGCGATTCCGAGAAAATCGCCACTCGGATCAACGAACTGAAGCGAGCTCGGGAGACGCTCGAAACCGAGAAAGAGCGGCTGGCGCTCGAAGTCGCGGACCTGTTGACCGATTCCGTCTCCGACGTCGTCGCTGCCCCGGCCGAGTCGCAGGCCAAGGAGATGATCGACGGGCTCGTCAGGGAAATCGGGCGCGAGATAGATCGAGACGGTGAGTCCCCGTCTGCGGTGGAGGTGGATACGGGCGAAGCGAAGAGCGACGCTCTGGCCGCGAACGGAGGCAGTGGAGAGCAGCCGTTCGACACCTCGGGTCGGTACGTGATCAGAATCTACGACGGGGACGACGCTATCGCCGCAGTGAGCGACCGTACGCAGTCGAAGGCGATGGTCGAAGTCGCCGACTATCTCATCGAGTTTCACGGGCTGGCGGATCGAATAGACGTCCCGTGGGTTCCCTCCCGGAACAAGGCGATAATCAACGACGAACCGGAGTGGGCCGACGCCGACCCGGTGTACAAGGAACTGGTCGACGGGTACTACGTCGACACGAAACTGAGCAAGCGAGCCAAGAAGCGGGAAATAGAGCGGATGGCCATCGAGTGTGGGGTCACTGTCGAGTTCGACGGTGACTGGTGAGTGGGCCGGCTTCGGGACTGGAGTTCTCCTCGAACAACTGTGTTCCCTCTCCTGCAGCAACGATTTTACAGCACTCGGAGACCGGACTGTGGTTCCTCCGTCGGTGGGACGGAGAGCAGGCGTCGAACTCCCGCATCACAGCGGATCCCGAACGCGTCGGTCACAGCGGCCGCCACTACATCTTTCCTTCGTCACCTGTAACGCCCTACTGAATGACACTAACGGCCACCGTCGCAGACGTCCACCAGATGACGCCAGACGTCAAGCAGTTCCGCCTCGTGGCCGACGACCACACCTTCGAGTACGAGCCCGGCCAGCACACCCAGATACACTTCGAGCGGGACGGCGAGGAGGTGGAGCGCCCGTACACGGCCGCCACCCGCCCGGGAACTGACCAGATCGTGCTGGCGATCAAGCGCTACGACGACGGGACGGCGTCGGTCTGGATGCACGAGCGGACGCCCGGCGACGAGATCGAGATCGACGAGGTCGACGGCGACCTCTACGTGCGGGACCTCGACCGGGACGCCGTGTTCGTCGCGACGGGGACGGGCATCACGCCGATCTACCCGATGCTGAAGCAGTACGCCCGCGAGGGCGAGGGGGACGCCCACCTCGTGTTCGGCGAGCGCGACGAGGAGCACCTCATCTTCCGGGAGAGCCTCGACCAGCTGCACGCCGAACACGACCACGTCGCCGTCGACTACGTGCTCTCCAGGGCGGACGGCAACTGGCCGGGCCGGGAGGGCCACGTGCAGGACCACCTCCCCGACGCGCTGGACGGCGTCGACCTCGACGAGGCGGCCGTCTACGTCTGCGGCGTCCCGGAGATGGTCGTCGAGACGGCGGACCTGTTCGTCGACGCGGGCGTCGACGAGGAGCGGGTCTACACCGAGGGCTGGGAGGCGGACGCGGCCGGGGAGTAGGGAACCGGCGGTCAATCGGGACGAAGCCGCAACCACGTGTGGACCACCTCGAATGAGCGCTTACCCCCGTTCCGCCCCACTCTCCGACGCATGGAACTCATCGACGAACTCGGCGACATCGGCCAGAAGCAGCCGATAGCGATCACGACCGACGACGGGACGACGGTCGAGGGCCACGTCGCCCAGTCGATCTACGAGCCGGGACAGAAGCTGCGCCTCGAGATCTCGGCCGGCGAGGACGACGGCTACCAGCGCTACCAGGTGAAGGCGGACGCCGACGAGGGCGACTGGTCGACGCCGCACGTCAGGGGCCGGCAGACGGGAGAGAACGACTGGACGGACCTGGGGACGGTCGAGGACCTCGAGGTGGAGACGGGCCACCGGACCAACAGGGGCGACATGGACGTCCAGGGCGAGACCGATCCGGACGTGGAAGAGTAGCGACGGTCGCCGACTACCGCTCGTCGAGGGCGGCGTTGGCCAGATCGTCGGCGGCGTCGTTGTCCGAGCGACCGACGTGGCGGATCTCGAAGTCGTCGAACTCGGCGATCAGGTCCCGGACGTCCTCGTAGAGGTCGATCAGGTTCGCGGCGCGGACGTCGTACTGGCCCCGCACCTGCCGGACGACGAGTTCGGAGTCGCCCTCGGCGATGACGTCGGTGTGACCGGCCTCCAGCGCGCGTTCGAGGCCGCGCCGGAGCGCCCGGTACTCGGCCTCGTTGTTGGTGGCCTCGCCGATGTACTCGTGGCCTTCGACGCCGTCGCCGTCCGCCAGGACTCGGTAGCCGATAGCGGCCGGTCCTGGGTTGCCGCGCGACGCGCCGTCGAACTCGACGAAGGTTGGCATGAGCGTACGCGAACGTCGTCCCTCAAGAACCCACTGGATTCGGTGCCGGTCCGGGACACCGGGCCTCGCTCGCTGCTCGGCCCGCACTGCGGAGTCGGTCCCGGCGTCAGGAACTCCTGATCTCCAGGATGCCGTCGTTGGTCGTGATCTCGGTCGCCTCGGGCGGGACCTCGAACTCGAACTGCCGGTCGCCGGCGACGACGATGGCGGTGTCGCCGACGACGTCGAGATCGGCGTCGACGCCTCGGCCGAAGTCCACCACGAGGACGCTCTCGTCGCCGTAGTCGCGCTGCGTGATGGTCACGTCCTCGTCCCGATCCGCGGCAGAACGGAGTGGGGCTGGCGCCTCCATGGTCGCGGTTGGGTCGGCGCAGGGTTAAGTCCACTACCTGTCTGCATACGTACGTTTCGCCGGTCGCTGACGCCCGCCGTGCGGTGTCGAGACGGGACCGCAGCCGCGCGGTTTCGCGCGGTACCGGCCCCGTTCCGGCGTCGGCTACTCCACGCCGCCGACGCCGCTCTCGGCGTCGGGCAGGTCGTGCGCCTCGGCCTCCAGTCCCAGTTCCTCCAGGGCCTCGGCCATGTGCTCCTCTCCGGCGTAGTCGGCGCCCGCCTCCTCGCGGATGCGCTGGGTGGTCGCCAGCACCTCGGCGCGGCGGTCGTCGGGCACGTCGAACTTGTCGGTCGTGATCTCGACGACGAGGCCGTTGTTGTCCCGGGTGTACACGGAGTGGAAGATGCCCCGGTCGAAGACGTTGTACCCCTTGCCCGCCTCGTCGAGGGCCTCCATCATCTCCTGGAAGCGGTCCGGGGCCACGCGGAGCGCGATGTGGTGGACCGCGCCGACGCCGCTACGCTGGGGCCGTGCGTCCGACTGGCGGTCGTCGCTGACGAAGAAGGTGAGGATGCGGCCGTCGCCGGTGTCGAAGAAGAGGTGGGTCTGGGAGGGGTCGTCGAGGTTCGGCTGGCGCAACACGAGCGGCATCCCGAGCAGGTCCCGGTAGAACTCGATAGTGTCCTCGGCGTTCGAGCCCCAGATGGTGATGTGGTCGGTCCCCGTCGTGTGGATCGGGCTGTCCGGCAGGTCGTCGCTGACTGGTGCGTCGTCGCTCATGCCCCCCGATTGCGGCCGGAGGGGAATATAGCTGTCCTCGGTCGTGACCAACCGCGACCGCTCTCAGAAGTCGGGGTCCCACGCGAGCATGCTCCCGACGAACAGAACGACGCCGCCGAGCAGGAGGAGGGGGCTCGACCCGAACGCGGGCGCCAGGAACGGCGCCTCCTCGACCGCGGCGCCGGCGACGCCCGCGACCGACAGCAGCCCGGCGACGAGCCCGACGGCCGCGAGCACCAGACCGACCACGGCCCCGGCGAGCCACTGGAGCGGCGGGTCCTCGGCGGCACCGGCCACGTCGGCGTCTGCGTCCATCGCTCGCCACTCGCGGGCCCTCCCACGTATCGCTTACGCGTCGATACCGTCACGACTCCACGCCGTAGAGCCACTTCACGCCGTAGAAGACGAACCACGCCATCCAGACGCAGAAGACGGCGAGCCACACCGCGTACTGGACGGCCGGGCGCGGGACGAGGACGTAGCCGACGGCGAGCAACAGCGCGACGCCGGCGGCCGCCGCCGCGTCCCAGCGGTCCGGTTCGGGCGGGTCCATGCCGTCCTCGTTGGTGGTTCCGGTAGCTGGTCCTTACTGCGAGATGCCGTACACGTCGCCCGTCCAGTCCCGCGCGGGGTGGTCGTAGACGGGGTGGTTCCGGTCGGCGTCGTCCAGGCGCTCCAGGTCCTCCTCGGCGACGTCCCAGTCGAACAGGTCGAGGTTCTGGCGGACGTGCTCGGGCGTCGAGGACTTGGGCAGGGCGACGATGCCGCGCTCGATCTCCCACTTGAGGACGATCTGCGCGGGCGATTTGTCGTACTCCTCGGCGAGGTCCCGGACGGTGTCGTCCTCGAAGACCTCGGTCCGGCCCAGCGGCGCGGCGGCCTCGATCACGGTGTCGGTCTCGCGGCAGTGCTCGACGAGGTCGGACCGCTGGAGCCAGGGGTGGAACTCGATCTGGTTGACCGCGATGGGGACGTCCGAAATGTGCTGCGCGCAGGAGAGCTGGTAGGCGCTGAAGTTCGAGACGCCCACGTTGCGGATCAGTCCGCGGTCGTGCAGCGTCGCCATCGCGTCCAGGGTCTCCCGCAGCGAGATGGCGGGGTTCGGCCAGTGGATCAGGTACAGGTCCAGGTAGTCCGTCCCCAGCCGCTCCAGGGAGGCCTCGCAGGACTGGATCACCGA of the Halomicrobium salinisoli genome contains:
- a CDS encoding VOC family protein, which encodes MSDDAPVSDDLPDSPIHTTGTDHITIWGSNAEDTIEFYRDLLGMPLVLRQPNLDDPSQTHLFFDTGDGRILTFFVSDDRQSDARPQRSGVGAVHHIALRVAPDRFQEMMEALDEAGKGYNVFDRGIFHSVYTRDNNGLVVEITTDKFDVPDDRRAEVLATTQRIREEAGADYAGEEHMAEALEELGLEAEAHDLPDAESGVGGVE
- a CDS encoding type I restriction enzyme HsdR N-terminal domain-containing protein, with product MDEEAVREYVAEAQSVIEASPQMDEANTKAAVLRDFIELLGWAVPTNTQLEYSVKAFGKTYRVDYALVLEGTPVAFIEAKGVDTPLSEKHRDQLAAYLKNEDVNWGILTNGEEYEFYRRRVVDSKVTVNALADARLRTLPERVSILRAFTKDAIQTGDSEKIATRINELKRARETLETEKERLALEVADLLTDSVSDVVAAPAESQAKEMIDGLVREIGREIDRDGESPSAVEVDTGEAKSDALAANGGSGEQPFDTSGRYVIRIYDGDDAIAAVSDRTQSKAMVEVADYLIEFHGLADRIDVPWVPSRNKAIINDEPEWADADPVYKELVDGYYVDTKLSKRAKKREIERMAIECGVTVEFDGDW
- a CDS encoding tyrosine-type recombinase/integrase, producing MDDDLEPLEVGDGIQRFLRHREPSVRKSTLQNARTRLRFFREWCEERDIENLNHLTGRDLADFVAWRRGDIAALTLQKQLSTIREALRYWADIVGVRDGLAEKLHAPELPDGAESRDVHLDADRAQDILEYLQEHHYASRDHVVMLILWRTAMRRSAFRSLDIRDLRPDDNALVLEHRPEEGTKLKNGEDGERWVYLGPHWFQAIEDYLDNPDRYDRTDDHGRKPLVTTKFGRPTGDTIYKWVNRLTHPCRIGGCPHDADPSDPSTCGALGRHAEASKCPSARSPHAVRRGSITYHLNQEVSPEIVSERCDVSLEVLYEHYDVRTDQEKMTVRKQQLEQF
- a CDS encoding ribonuclease HI family protein, with amino-acid sequence MPTFVEFDGASRGNPGPAAIGYRVLADGDGVEGHEYIGEATNNEAEYRALRRGLERALEAGHTDVIAEGDSELVVRQVRGQYDVRAANLIDLYEDVRDLIAEFDDFEIRHVGRSDNDAADDLANAALDER
- a CDS encoding aldo/keto reductase, with translation MTQVPTVTLPSGDELPQVGVGTWDIDGETVQESVRAGLDAGYGHVDTAEGYMNEAEIGDVLADYDREDIFLTSKVLPKNLNYDSVIQSCEASLERLGTDYLDLYLIHWPNPAISLRETLDAMATLHDRGLIRNVGVSNFSAYQLSCAQHISDVPIAVNQIEFHPWLQRSDLVEHCRETDTVIEAAAPLGRTEVFEDDTVRDLAEEYDKSPAQIVLKWEIERGIVALPKSSTPEHVRQNLDLFDWDVAEEDLERLDDADRNHPVYDHPARDWTGDVYGISQ
- a CDS encoding ferredoxin--NADP reductase, whose protein sequence is MTLTATVADVHQMTPDVKQFRLVADDHTFEYEPGQHTQIHFERDGEEVERPYTAATRPGTDQIVLAIKRYDDGTASVWMHERTPGDEIEIDEVDGDLYVRDLDRDAVFVATGTGITPIYPMLKQYAREGEGDAHLVFGERDEEHLIFRESLDQLHAEHDHVAVDYVLSRADGNWPGREGHVQDHLPDALDGVDLDEAAVYVCGVPEMVVETADLFVDAGVDEERVYTEGWEADAAGE